The segment TTTATGAAATAAATTCAAAAGAAAGCACTTGGCGAATTATTAGTAAACTTGTTTTAGGAAAAAGCAAGAAAATAAAATTGACTGTTCCGGAAGGATTTACTGTTCGTCAGATTGCCCAGTTAATCGAAGAGAAAGGATTGGGGGAAAAAGATAGGTTTTTAGAAATTGTTGAGGAGAGAAAACTGGAGGGTTACCTTTTTCCGGAAACCTATTTTGTTGATTACGATGCTACCGAAGAAGAAATTATAGGTATAATGGTCGACCAATTCAATAAGGTGTTTACAAAAGAGATGGAAGAGAGAGGAAAGAAGTTTAAGTTTACAAAAAGGGATACAGTAATTCTGGCTTCCGTAATTGAGAAAGAAGCCGTCAAGGATGAAGAGAGACCATTAATTTCTGCTGTTTTCCATAACCGGTTAAAGAAACGGTGGTATTTAGAATCTTGTGCTACGGTTCAGTATGCGCTGGGAGAACATAAGGAGAAGTTGACCTATAAAGATGTAAAAGTTGACTCCCCCTATAATACTTATATCCATTTTGGTCTACCACCCGGGCCTATTTGTAATCCTGGTCTAGCCGCAATTAAGGCCACCTTATATCCAGCCCAGACCGATTTAATGTTCTTTGTTACCAAAGGGGAAGGCACTCATAGATTCTCTAAGTATTATCAGAAACATCTGGAAGTGCAAAAGAAAAAATCCAAAAGATGAGTGGAAAAAATGCCTGAATTGCCAGAAGTAGAAACAATAAGAAGAGGACTGGAAAAGAGAATCTTGGAAAAGAAAGTAAACAGAGTGGAAATAAACACAGATAGGATGGTAAAAAAGCCTTCCCCGAAAAGATTTAAGGAAGAAGTTGAAGGCAGAAATTTTAAACAGGTTATTCGTCGAGGAAAGTACTTAATTTTAGTATTATCTTCTGGGAAGGAGATAGTGATACATCTTAGAATGACCGGTCAACTAATTTACGGAAAGAGGGATACAAAGAACAGGGTATCCTTTCTCCTGTCAAACGGCAAATATTTGAACCTTAACGACAGTAGACATCTGGGAGAAATCAGATTAGTAGAAAACTGGAAGAGAGTTCCCTCCATTGCTAAGATGGGGATGGAACCTCTGGAAGGTAGTTTTACGCTCAAGGTTTTCGGTGAAATGTTAAATAAAAGAAAGGCTAAAATTAAACCTCTATTGATGAATCAGGAGTTCTTAGCTGGCGTGGGAAATATTTATGCTCAAGAGGCACTATTCAAGGCAAGAATTCATCCAGAAAGACATGCTCACCGGCTGAAGCGAGATGAGGTGGAGTTACTATTTTCTGAAATAAAGAAGGTCTTAAAGAAAGCTATAGATTACAAGGGGTCGTCTTTAAGTAGTTATGTTGATGTAGAAGGAAAAAGAGGAAGTTTCCACTCTCGCCTGCGGGTCTATGGACGGGGAGGGGAGCCCTGTGTTAAATGTAAGACACCGTTGGAGTTTGTTAGACTTGCTGGCAGGGGAACTACTTTTTGTCCAAAGTGCCAGAAGTAGAGAATTAACCGGGGCTCTAAAGAGTGACGACCAAATTGGTCTATGTATCTGGAGCCTCCGATGAAATAGGGGGAGGAGTAACCTTGCTTTCGCAAGGACTCCAGAGTCTATGGAGTCCTCCTGAAAGGGAGGGAAGCAAAAAGTTGTAGCTGCAGAGCGATAGCTCTGCCAATGGAAGAATTTAGTCAGGAGGAAATATGAGAAAAGGAAAACTCGGATTGGTTCTTTTTTTGTGGATTTTTCTGACACTTATACTATTTCCTGCTTTCCTTAGTGGATGGGGAAGAAAACCACCTCCAGAACCAAAGACAATCGAGGAGAAAATTGCGAGCAAGTTTCACATTGAACAGGGCGTTGTTCTGGCTTTGGAAGAGAAAGGTTATGGGACAGAAGAGATTATTAAGCTTTTGATTCT is part of the bacterium genome and harbors:
- the mltG gene encoding endolytic transglycosylase MltG; translation: MKVIKISVIILCLLSLVNLMVFFLSPRYSKTSLVTIEQGVTAQQVAELLEKENLISSKNYFLFLLRLRGGHRKIKAGIYEINSKESTWRIISKLVLGKSKKIKLTVPEGFTVRQIAQLIEEKGLGEKDRFLEIVEERKLEGYLFPETYFVDYDATEEEIIGIMVDQFNKVFTKEMEERGKKFKFTKRDTVILASVIEKEAVKDEERPLISAVFHNRLKKRWYLESCATVQYALGEHKEKLTYKDVKVDSPYNTYIHFGLPPGPICNPGLAAIKATLYPAQTDLMFFVTKGEGTHRFSKYYQKHLEVQKKKSKR
- the mutM gene encoding bifunctional DNA-formamidopyrimidine glycosylase/DNA-(apurinic or apyrimidinic site) lyase codes for the protein MPELPEVETIRRGLEKRILEKKVNRVEINTDRMVKKPSPKRFKEEVEGRNFKQVIRRGKYLILVLSSGKEIVIHLRMTGQLIYGKRDTKNRVSFLLSNGKYLNLNDSRHLGEIRLVENWKRVPSIAKMGMEPLEGSFTLKVFGEMLNKRKAKIKPLLMNQEFLAGVGNIYAQEALFKARIHPERHAHRLKRDEVELLFSEIKKVLKKAIDYKGSSLSSYVDVEGKRGSFHSRLRVYGRGGEPCVKCKTPLEFVRLAGRGTTFCPKCQK